TCTCTCCATCCGCGATCTGCTCCACAATCGGGTAGACAAGCTGAGCCAGGAGCTGGACTCGGTAGTCGCTTTCTTCACCGCCGACGGCATCGGCGGATGAAGTCCCTGCGCAAGACGCTCACGTTCACGGTTCCCGAACGTTTTGGATTCGTGAATATCACCCAGTCAGTCAGCGATGCCGTGAGCGAGAGCGGGGTGCGGGAGGGGCTCTGTCTCGTGAACGCGATGCACATTACCGCCTCGGTCTTCATCAACGACGACGAGCCCGGTCTTCACGAGGACTACCAGAAGTGGCTCGAATGGCTGGCTCCTTACGATCCCAGTCCCGAGCGCTATCACCACAATCGGACCGGGGAGGACAACGGGGATGCCCATCACAAACGCCAGGTGATGGGCCGCGAAGTCGTCGTGGCAGTCACGGATGGGAAGCTCGACTTCGGTCCGTGGGAGCAGATCTTCTACGGCGAGTTCGACGGCCGACGACCTAAGCGCGTTCTCATCAAGATCATCGGCGAGTAGCCCGTTACTTCATCAGCTTGCCTTCCACCACCCAGGCGTCACCGTCGACGGTGATGGTCGTGTCGGTGAAGAAATTCCAGCGAACGTAGCCGCCTCCGACGTTACCGCCGAGCTCGGAGTTGTCGCCGAGCGAGAGCCGCACCACACCCGCGCCATAACCGTAGTACGGAATCCACGGACCGTTTTCGGGAACCGCGAGGTGAGGGTTGAAT
This genomic window from Vicinamibacteria bacterium contains:
- a CDS encoding secondary thiamine-phosphate synthase enzyme YjbQ gives rise to the protein MKSLRKTLTFTVPERFGFVNITQSVSDAVSESGVREGLCLVNAMHITASVFINDDEPGLHEDYQKWLEWLAPYDPSPERYHHNRTGEDNGDAHHKRQVMGREVVVAVTDGKLDFGPWEQIFYGEFDGRRPKRVLIKIIGE